From the genome of Amia ocellicauda isolate fAmiCal2 chromosome 14, fAmiCal2.hap1, whole genome shotgun sequence, one region includes:
- the lysmd1 gene encoding lysM and putative peptidoglycan-binding domain-containing protein 1, translating into MASPSPAGGGGLLSGTRTRSYGSLTRSTRSPVRERRVEHQVQPGETLQGIALKYGVTMEQIKRANRLYTNDSIFLKKCLFIPMLVDPEGPHDKPDGEGEGTGQSQAGERGEDRRENAASANGRTGGRDGAAEETSELSAMDFLKKIDGMISQSKQAAAKKIREGGKGLEDFEPKSGSAASSQHRAGIRSSGSSPRMHQHRATLGPVPLTVTKRTRGLREREDEIFEL; encoded by the exons ATGGCTTCTCCCTCTCCGGCCGGGGGCGGGGGTCTCCTCTCCGGGACCCGGACCCGCTCCTACGGCAGCCTGACCCGGTCAACCCGGTCCCCGGTGCGAGAGAGGCGGGTGGAGCACCAGGTCCAGCCCGGCGAGACGCTCCAGGGAATAGCGCTGAAGTACGGGGTGACG ATGGAGCAAATCAAAAGAGCCAATAGACTGTATACCAATGACTCAATTTTCCTGAAGAAGTGTCTGTTCATACCTATGCTGGTCGACCCCGAGGGTCCCCACGATAAGCCTgacggggagggggaggggaccGGCCAATCGCAGGCTGGGGAGCGGGGAGAGGACCGAAGGGAGAACGCGGCGTCAGCCAATGGGAGGACGGGAGGGCGGGACGGGGCAGCCGAAGAGACCTCGGAGCTCTCGGCCATGGACTTCCTGAAGAAGATCGACGGCATGATCAGCCAGTCCAAACAGGCGGCCGCGAAGAAGATCCGAGAAGGAGGGAAGGG ATTAGAAGACTTCGAGCCAAAGAGCGGCAGTGCGGCCTCGTCCCAGCACCGCGCGGGGATCCGGAGCTCCGGCTCTTCTCCCAGGATGCATCAGCACCGCGCCACGCTGGGGCCGGTCCCCCTGACCGTGACCAAACGCACCCGcggcctgagagagagggaggacgaGATTTTCGAGCTGTGA
- the vps72b gene encoding vacuolar protein sorting-associated protein 72 homolog: MTLAVARAPRKTAGNRMSKLLDAEEDDDFYKTTYGGFNDESGDDEYKGDQSETEDEVDSDFDIDEGDEPDSDQEEDEPRRKRRVVTKAYKEPIKTVKPKPKPKRPPAQPSGSEKVKEEKREPLELQDDIGENRKSVRQSTTEHTRLTYLRLQERQVQPRRRKGPHHDRPLTQEELLAEAKITAELNLRSLENYERLEADKKKQVHKRRRCDGPTIRYHSVLMPLLCDSHLKEENVDVEGLDQDTQQQAAPSSAPSEAPQLSGQPPGGKCARTFITFSDEDTFEAVFSRPRPPPRPPAREICPVTHKPALYRDPITDIPYANTRSFKIIREAYKKYVAAHGLPNTGGGLPGDPNSRGPRQKIIIKQSVSAT; the protein is encoded by the exons ATGACGCTGGCCGTGGCGAGGGCGCCTCGCAAGACGGCGGGGAACCGCATGTCTAAGCTACTGGACGCCGAGGAAGACGACGATTTCTACAAGACCACGTACGGCGGCTTCAATGAC GAATCGGGCGATGACGAGTACAAGGGCGACCAGTCGGAGACGGAGGACGAGGTGGACAGCGACTTCGACATCGACGAGGGGGACGAGCCCGACAGCGACCAAGAGGAGGACGAGCCGCGGAGGAAGCGACGCGTCGTCACCAAGGCGTACAAG GAGCCCATCAAGACGGTCAAGCCCAAGCCCAAGCCGAAGAGGCCGCCGGCGCAGCCCAGCGGCTCCGAGAAGGTGAAGGAGGAGAAACGGGAGCCCCTGGAGCTCCAGGACGACATCGGCGAGA ACCGCAAGTCGGTGCGCCAGTCCACCACCGAACACACCCGCCTCACCTACCTGCGGCTCCAGGAGAGACAGGTGCAGCCGCGCCGCAGGAAGGGGCCCCACCACGACCGGCCTCTCACCCAGGAAGAGCTGCTGGCCGAGGCCAAGATCACCGCCGAGCTCAACCTGCGCTCGCTGG agaactacgagcgcctggaGGCGGATAAGAAGAAGCAGGTGCACAAGCGGCGGCGCTGCGATGGCCCCACCATCCGCTACCACTCGGTGCTCATGCCCCTGCTCTGCGACTCGCACCTCAAGGAGGAGAACGTGGACGTGGAGGG TTTGGACCAGGACACCCAGCAGCAGGCCGCCCCCAGCTCGGCGCCCTCGGAGGCCCCCCAGCTGTCGGGCCAGCCCCCCGGGGGCAAGTGCGCGCGCACCTTCATCACCTTCAGCGACGAGGACACCTTTGAGGCCGTGTTCTCCCGGCCCCGGCCCCCTCCCCGCCCCCCGGCCCGCGAAATCTGCCCCGTGACCCACAAGCCGGCGCTGTACCGGGACCCCATCACCGACATCCCCTACGCCAACACGCGCTCCTTCAAGATCATCCGGGAGGCCTACAAGAAGTACGTGGCGGCCCATGGGCTGCCCAACACCGGTGGCGGCCTGCCGGGGGACCCCAACTCCCGGGGGCCCCGGCAGAAAATCATCATCAAGCAGAGCGTGTCGGCCACTTAG
- the scnm1 gene encoding sodium channel modifier 1 produces the protein MSFKREGDDTSQLNVLKKRRVADLLSNFIPEDEAALLKNGRYTCLVCSYRPVFDTVDMLTVHRSGKRHLEGMKWYYSKKRDLKNDIEKRRHRDYVRAEEEGREEVAGPAPLLAQTRKITHHALLKSTPYNSCHRKSRSREDTDTNGLPTDGKGAPGNPNPPAWAERTASVGASAVTSLPGHNSTAALECTRAQFPARKQEKKKSQPTEPSEPEPGAAQRHREMEHYLKLKSSGWIQDRAGNWVKDEDVEFDSDEDQPPALCQS, from the exons ATGTCTTTTAAAAGAGAAGGAGATGACACCAGTCAGCTGAACGTCCTCAAG AAACGACGCGTCGCCGATCTGCTGTCCAACTTTATCCCGGAGGACGAGGCTGCGTTGCTGAAAAACGGGAG GTATACCTGCCTCGTCTGCTCCTACCGGCCTGTCTTTGACACAGTGGACATGCTGACAGTCCACCGGTCCGGAAAGAGACACCTGGAGG GGATGAAGTGGTATTACAGTAAGAAGAGGGAcctgaaaaatgacattgagaaaCGCCGTCACCGTGACTATGTACGAGCGGAGGAGGAGGGCAGGGAG GAGGTGGCCGGACCGGCTCCCTTGCTAGCCCAGACTCGCAAGATTACCCATCATGCCCTGCTGAAGTCCACCCCCTACAACAGCTGCCACAGGAAGAGCAG AAGCAGGGAGGACACAGACACGAATGGTCTACCGACGGACGGCAAGGGCGCTCCTGGGAACCCAAACCCCCCGGCTTGGGCGGAGAGGACTGCCAGTGTGGGCGCATCGGCTGTGACATCACTTCCTGGACACAACAGCACAGCAGCTTTAG AATGTACTAGAGCGCAGTTCCCAGCCAGGAAACAGGAGAAAAAGAAGTCCCAGCCTACAGAGCCTTCCGAGCCAGAGCCCGGAGCAGCACAGAGGCACAGAGAGATGGAGCACTACCTCAAGCTGAAGAG CTCGGGGTGGATACAGGATAGGGCTGGCAACTGGGTGAAGGACGAGGATGTGGAATTCGACTCTGACGAGGACCAGCCGCCTGCACTCTGCCAGTCCTGA
- the tmod4 gene encoding tropomodulin-4, giving the protein MSKQEKQDYRNIDEDAILKGLSPEEIDQLECELQEMDPENAMLPAGMRQRDQTKKSPTGPFDRDALMDHLEKQALELADREDLVPFTGEKKGKAFIPKQSKREIPKEEQITLEPELEEALANATDAEMCDIAAILGMYTLMSNKQYYDALCSGNIANTEGIFSVVKPDTYKLYPEEPPNPTNVEETLQKIKSNDMSLTDVNLNNIKDIPIPTLKEIFQAMKTNTAVKSLSIAATRSNDPVAIAAAEMLKENKSLLSLNVESNFITGEGMMAIVKALLQNDTLTELKINNQRQKLGDSVEMELAAMLEKNTNIVKIGYHFTQQGPRARAAIAITKNNDVLRKHRVR; this is encoded by the exons ATGTCCAAGCAGGAGAAGCAGGATTACCGCAACATCGACGAGGATGCCATCCTCAAGGGCCTCAGTCCCGAGGAGATTGACCAGCTGGAGTGCGAGCTGCAGGAGATGGACCCCGAG AATGCCATGCTCCCGGCAGGCATGCGTCAGCGCGACCAGACCAAGAAGAGCCCGACGGGGCCCTTCGACCGCGACGCCCTGATGGACCACCTGGAGAAACAGGCCCTGGAGTTGGCCGACCGCGAGGACTTGGTGCCCTTCACCGGCGAGAAGAAAG GCAAGGCCTTCATCCCTAAGCAATCCAAGAGGGAGATCCCCAAGGAGGAGCAGATCACCCTGGAGCccgagctggaggaggccctggCCAACGCCACCGACGCCGAGATGTGTGACATCGCAG CCATCCTGGGCATGTACACGCTGATGAGCAACAAGCAGTACTACGACGCTCTGTGCAGCGGCAACATCGCCAACACGGAGGGCATCTTCA GTGTTGTGAAACCAGACACCTACAAGCTTTACCCAGAGGAGCCCCCCAACCCCACCAACGTGGAGGAGACCCTCCAGAAGATCAAGAGCAACGACATGAGCCTGACCGACGTCAACCTGAACAACATCAAG GACATTCCCATCCCCACTTTGAAGGAGATCTTCCAGGCCATGAAGACCAACACTGCGGTCAAGAGCCTGAGCATTGCAGCCACTCGCAGCAATGACCCTGTGGCCATT GCTGCGGCGGAGATGCTGAAGGAGAACAAGAGCCTGCTGAGTCTTAACGTCGAGTCCAACTTCATCACCGGAGAGGGCATGATGGCCATCGTGAAGGCCCTGCTGCAGAACGACACACTGACCGAGCTCAAGATCAACAACCAG AGGCAGAAGCTGGGCGATTCGGTGGAGATGGAGCTCGCCGCCATGCTGGAGAAGAACACCAACATCGTGAAGATCGGCTACCACTTCACCCAGCAGGGCCCACGCGCCCGCGCCGCCATCGCCATCACCAAGAACAATGACGTCC TCCGCAAGCACCGAGTGCGATGA